From the Sphingobacteruim zhuxiongii genome, the window AATCCTTCACTTTTGATCGTCTGCGCTATCCACTCCCTAACTTTTTGTTTTTCCTTTAGTGAGAATGCAATATCTTCTGTAAAAAAATGTATATCCTTTAGCGCCATTTTAAAATGCTTTACTTTCCATATATGTTTGTAGAATTAGCGTGGCTGATATGGTATCAACCAAACTCTTATCTTGACGTTTATTTTTTTTCAATCCTGATTTCGCGATCGCCTGAGATGCGATTTTTGATGTAAATCGTTCGTCTACCTCAACGACTGGTATGCTTGGGTAGGTTTTCTTTAACTTACGCATAAAGCCAACAACATGCTGCGCAGACTGCGATGGGCTGCCATCTAGCCGCATAGGTTTACCTACGACAAATGTCTCCACCTGCTCTTGCTGTAAATAATTTTGGAGGAAGTTCCAGATTTCTTCAGGATGCACCGTTTCCAGTGCTGTGGCAATAATTTGCAAGGAATCCGATACGGCAATGCC encodes:
- the ruvX gene encoding Holliday junction resolvase RuvX, encoding MRLMAFDYGTKRIGIAVSDSLQIIATALETVHPEEIWNFLQNYLQQEQVETFVVGKPMRLDGSPSQSAQHVVGFMRKLKKTYPSIPVVEVDERFTSKIASQAIAKSGLKKNKRQDKSLVDTISATLILQTYMESKAF